Proteins encoded within one genomic window of Cellulomonas flavigena DSM 20109:
- a CDS encoding amidohydrolase, with product MPDLRSPASGPIRTARGSVAIVGGHVVPVASAPLDGATVLVEDGVVTAVGTDLAVPDGVRVLDATGRWVLPGFVEAHAHMGVAEEAEGWAGDDTNERTGPNGAALRAIDGINVEDEGFRDALVGGVTSAVVKPGSANPIGGRTVAVKTWGGRTVDEQVIRHDVSVKSALGENPKRVYGEQKKLPSTRLGVAAVIRTAFVEAQTYAAQRDAAAAKGEPFARDLGKETLAAVLAGELAWDQHTHRADDIATALRLADEFGYRLVVNHGTDAAAIADVLAERDVPVIFGPMFTSRSKVELRDRAIAHLGVLARAGVRVAITTDHPVVPVNFLVHQASLAVKEGLDRDTALRALTVNPASFLGLDDRVGALAPGLDGDVVVWSGDPLDVNARAEHVFITGTEVYTWDRTARGGLGAGRVRERAERFTS from the coding sequence GTGCCCGATCTCCGCAGCCCCGCGTCCGGCCCGATCCGCACCGCCCGCGGGTCCGTCGCCATCGTCGGCGGCCACGTGGTCCCGGTGGCGTCCGCGCCCCTCGACGGCGCGACCGTGCTGGTCGAGGACGGCGTCGTCACCGCCGTCGGCACGGACCTCGCGGTCCCGGACGGTGTGCGCGTGCTCGACGCGACGGGCCGCTGGGTGCTGCCGGGGTTCGTCGAGGCGCACGCGCACATGGGCGTCGCCGAGGAGGCCGAGGGCTGGGCGGGCGACGACACCAACGAGCGGACCGGGCCGAACGGTGCGGCGCTGCGGGCGATCGACGGCATCAACGTCGAGGACGAGGGGTTCCGCGACGCGCTCGTCGGCGGTGTGACGTCGGCCGTCGTCAAGCCGGGGTCGGCCAACCCGATCGGCGGACGGACGGTGGCGGTCAAGACGTGGGGCGGGCGGACCGTCGACGAGCAGGTGATCCGGCACGACGTGTCGGTGAAGTCGGCGCTCGGCGAGAACCCCAAGCGCGTGTACGGCGAGCAGAAGAAGCTGCCGTCGACGCGCCTGGGCGTGGCCGCGGTGATCCGGACGGCGTTCGTGGAGGCGCAGACGTACGCGGCGCAGCGGGACGCGGCGGCGGCGAAGGGTGAGCCGTTCGCGCGGGACCTGGGCAAGGAGACCCTGGCGGCGGTGCTGGCCGGCGAGCTCGCGTGGGACCAGCACACGCACCGCGCCGACGACATCGCCACGGCCCTGCGCCTGGCCGACGAGTTCGGCTACCGGCTGGTCGTCAACCACGGCACGGACGCCGCGGCGATCGCCGACGTGCTCGCCGAGCGGGACGTGCCCGTGATCTTCGGGCCGATGTTCACGTCGCGGTCCAAGGTCGAGCTGCGGGACCGCGCGATCGCGCACCTCGGGGTGCTGGCGCGCGCCGGGGTGCGGGTCGCGATCACGACCGACCACCCGGTGGTGCCGGTCAACTTCCTCGTCCACCAGGCGTCGCTGGCCGTCAAGGAGGGCCTGGACCGTGACACGGCGCTGCGGGCGCTGACGGTGAACCCGGCGTCGTTCCTCGGGCTGGACGACCGGGTCGGTGCGCTCGCGCCCGGGCTCGACGGTGACGTCGTGGTGTGGTCGGGCGACCCGCTGGACGTCAACGCCCGGGCCGAGCACGTGTTCATCACGGGCACCGAGGTGTACACGTGGGACCGGACGGCCCGCGGCGGCCTGGGCGCGGGCCGCGTCCGGGAGCGCGCGGAGCGTTTCACGTCCTGA
- a CDS encoding ATPase AAA, with amino-acid sequence MSPFSTLPVRRVQAGDAKLDGERGGDWHRAVPAVRQVLERGWDLGAATVLVGDNGAGKSTLVEGIATAFGMAPEGGSTGSMHRTRPTESGFAHDITLVRGAGAPRRGFFLRAETMHGFYTYLDEHPGPDPQFHEMSHGESFLELIGSRMMYPGLYVLDEPESALSFTGCLALLQHLHDLVQHDSQVILSTHSPLLASLPGATILEVGDWGLRESTWEDLDLVTSWRAFLDAPERYLRHVLG; translated from the coding sequence ATGAGTCCGTTCAGCACGTTGCCCGTGCGACGCGTCCAGGCCGGCGACGCGAAGCTCGACGGCGAGCGCGGCGGGGACTGGCACCGCGCCGTGCCCGCCGTGCGCCAGGTGCTCGAGCGGGGCTGGGACCTGGGGGCGGCGACCGTCCTGGTCGGTGACAACGGCGCCGGCAAGTCGACGCTCGTCGAGGGGATCGCGACCGCGTTCGGCATGGCGCCCGAGGGCGGCTCGACGGGCTCGATGCACCGCACGCGGCCGACCGAGTCGGGGTTCGCGCACGACATCACGCTCGTGCGCGGGGCGGGCGCGCCGCGCCGCGGGTTCTTCCTGCGGGCCGAGACGATGCACGGGTTCTACACGTACCTCGACGAGCACCCCGGCCCGGACCCGCAGTTCCACGAGATGTCGCACGGGGAGTCGTTCCTCGAGCTCATCGGCTCGCGGATGATGTACCCCGGCCTGTACGTGCTCGACGAGCCCGAGTCCGCGCTGTCGTTCACCGGCTGCCTCGCGCTGCTGCAGCACCTGCACGACCTCGTGCAGCACGACTCGCAGGTGATCCTCTCGACGCACTCACCCCTGCTCGCGTCGCTGCCGGGCGCCACGATCCTCGAGGTCGGCGACTGGGGCCTGCGCGAGAGCACGTGGGAGGACCTGGACCTCGTCACGTCGTGGCGCGCGTTCCTCGACGCCCCGGAGCGCTACCTGCGCCACGTCCTGGGCTGA